A region from the Bradyrhizobium erythrophlei genome encodes:
- a CDS encoding SDR family oxidoreductase yields the protein MNLKDKNVVVTGGSRGLGLGLVEALVEHGARVTVVARQSDALEAVRARLDVSTVAADIRDEAAAHRILADVRPDILTLNAGAKPPMGRLDQMSWADFTAPWEHDVKAGFHWLQSALNLPLKPGSRVLVVSSGAAVEGSPMSGGYGGAKRMLWFMAKYANRVSEQRKLGIRFQTILPRQMILGTGIGDTAAGAYARAMDIEPEAFVARFGAPMPPRVFGENVVAVLHDPAHAEGFAFGLTGDKGVTMMEGFAD from the coding sequence ATGAACCTCAAAGATAAGAATGTCGTCGTCACCGGCGGAAGCCGCGGCTTGGGCCTCGGGCTGGTCGAGGCGCTCGTGGAGCACGGCGCCAGGGTCACGGTGGTCGCGCGCCAATCCGATGCCCTTGAGGCCGTCCGGGCCCGACTGGACGTTTCCACGGTCGCGGCGGACATTAGGGACGAGGCCGCCGCCCACCGCATCCTTGCCGACGTTCGGCCGGACATTCTCACGCTGAACGCCGGGGCGAAGCCACCGATGGGGCGATTGGACCAAATGAGCTGGGCGGATTTCACCGCACCCTGGGAGCACGATGTCAAAGCGGGGTTCCATTGGCTGCAGAGCGCGCTGAACCTGCCACTCAAGCCCGGGAGCCGCGTCCTGGTGGTGTCGAGCGGCGCGGCTGTGGAGGGATCGCCGATGTCGGGCGGGTATGGTGGCGCCAAGCGCATGCTCTGGTTCATGGCCAAATACGCCAATCGCGTTTCCGAGCAGAGGAAACTTGGCATCCGCTTCCAGACGATCCTCCCGCGGCAGATGATTCTGGGTACCGGAATCGGCGACACGGCCGCCGGCGCCTACGCACGAGCCATGGATATCGAGCCCGAGGCGTTCGTGGCCCGCTTTGGGGCGCCGATGCCGCCAAGGGTCTTCGGCGAGAACGTGGTGGCCGTGCTGCACGACCCGGCGCATGCTGAGGGCTTTGCCTTTGGGCTGACGGGCGACAAAGGCGTCACGATGATGGAGGGGTTCGCGGATTGA
- a CDS encoding DUF2066 domain-containing protein codes for MATGSRTGCICAKSGKCLKVRVFSGESRNREILMIAIHGTKRRRGLIWFGTARAIIGIFLAAALACCTAIPATAAEDLYRAQTVVTGQGEANRMIGFASCMEDVLIKVSGAERLAGDRRLAAYKSKAKDFVTAFDYRDQFSGKPERDEQGTRDRPFDLTVDFDKEKIDGVLKALGLKPWLSRRPVLAAFVEMEQGERKFIVTSDGTQSDLQRDALLAAAARRGMNIVLPTAAALAKANINGTELSKTPSSTLVSLAAGQGGEVALVGRLVWNDQDLGWATQWQIDRAGRPHRWRLRGVTFDEAFRRGIGGAAQVLSDKGEAGSRE; via the coding sequence GTGGCGACCGGCTCCCGGACAGGTTGCATTTGCGCGAAATCTGGCAAATGCTTGAAGGTAAGAGTCTTCTCCGGGGAATCGCGGAACCGGGAGATCCTCATGATTGCCATTCACGGCACAAAACGCCGGCGCGGCTTGATATGGTTTGGTACGGCACGCGCCATCATCGGGATATTTCTTGCGGCCGCGTTGGCTTGTTGCACCGCGATCCCCGCGACGGCGGCAGAGGACCTCTATCGCGCACAAACCGTCGTGACGGGCCAGGGCGAGGCAAATCGCATGATCGGCTTTGCGTCGTGCATGGAGGACGTCCTCATCAAAGTATCAGGAGCCGAGAGGCTCGCGGGTGACCGCCGGTTAGCGGCGTACAAATCGAAGGCAAAGGATTTCGTCACAGCGTTCGATTATCGCGATCAGTTCTCCGGCAAGCCCGAACGCGACGAGCAGGGCACACGCGATCGGCCATTCGACCTGACCGTCGACTTCGACAAGGAGAAAATCGACGGCGTGCTCAAGGCACTTGGCTTGAAGCCGTGGCTTTCACGTCGTCCGGTGCTTGCTGCCTTTGTCGAGATGGAGCAAGGCGAGCGGAAATTCATCGTCACGTCGGATGGAACGCAATCCGATTTACAACGCGACGCGCTGCTCGCGGCGGCTGCCAGGCGCGGGATGAACATTGTGCTGCCGACCGCGGCGGCATTGGCGAAGGCGAACATCAACGGTACGGAGCTGAGCAAGACGCCGTCCTCGACGCTGGTCTCGCTCGCGGCCGGGCAGGGCGGGGAAGTTGCCTTGGTCGGACGCCTGGTCTGGAATGATCAGGACCTTGGATGGGCCACGCAATGGCAGATCGACCGGGCCGGTCGGCCGCACCGCTGGCGGCTTCGCGGCGTCACGTTTGATGAAGCCTTCCGGCGCGGCATCGGTGGCGCCGCGCAGGTGCTGTCTGACAAAGGCGAAGCCGGGAGTCGGGAATGA
- a CDS encoding LysR substrate-binding domain-containing protein: MNVSGLSLRDLEYAVAVAELGSFVKAAERCHVAQPSLSVQVSKLEARLKTVIFERTTRRLIVTAEGRQLVDQMRKILLETRNLLDLASRSDEPFGGKLRLSAIATLGPYYFPHVLHDLRARYPALSLVLGEGRTDDLIAALIRGDLDAVVISAPVIEPGLSEAALFREPFVMACPRGHSATSPRGMGWVGLEANERLLLEEGHCLREQAIAACSEIDASNRHATSLETLKYMVAASEGCTLMPALAVTEINGIEYVPLPLAGYSRTIELVWRRSDPRADDFANLAAHLRNIRHPGIEPCDSASQTGSDRSKKRA, encoded by the coding sequence ATGAATGTCTCGGGTCTCTCTCTTCGCGATCTTGAATACGCCGTCGCCGTTGCGGAGCTTGGCAGCTTCGTCAAGGCGGCCGAGCGGTGTCACGTCGCCCAACCCTCCCTCTCCGTGCAAGTGAGCAAGCTCGAAGCCCGACTCAAGACGGTCATTTTCGAGCGCACGACCCGGCGTTTGATCGTAACCGCTGAAGGTCGGCAACTCGTCGATCAAATGCGGAAGATATTGCTTGAGACCCGCAACCTCCTCGACCTCGCCAGCCGCTCCGATGAACCCTTCGGTGGCAAGCTCCGGCTGTCCGCGATAGCGACGCTCGGACCCTATTATTTCCCCCACGTCCTCCACGATCTGCGCGCACGCTATCCCGCTCTCTCCCTCGTCCTCGGCGAAGGCAGAACCGACGATTTAATTGCCGCGCTGATCCGCGGTGACCTCGATGCCGTCGTCATCTCGGCCCCCGTCATCGAACCGGGGTTGAGCGAAGCCGCTCTGTTCCGGGAACCCTTCGTGATGGCGTGTCCACGCGGCCATTCGGCCACATCGCCGCGCGGCATGGGATGGGTGGGCCTGGAGGCCAACGAGCGCCTGTTGCTTGAAGAAGGCCATTGCCTCCGCGAGCAGGCGATCGCGGCATGCTCCGAGATAGATGCCTCAAACCGCCACGCGACCAGTCTAGAGACCCTGAAATACATGGTCGCAGCGAGCGAAGGATGCACCTTGATGCCGGCACTGGCGGTCACCGAAATCAACGGCATCGAATATGTGCCTTTGCCGCTGGCCGGTTACTCGCGGACGATTGAGCTGGTCTGGCGCCGCAGCGACCCGCGCGCCGATGATTTCGCCAATCTCGCCGCCCATCTTCGGAATATTCGTCACCCCGGCATCGAGCCTTGCGACAGCGCCTCACAGACAGGCTCGGATCGTTCCAAAAAACGCGCTTGA
- the hemH gene encoding ferrochelatase produces MTFHSTNLASLTKEVCSQPPQVNFITPRKIGILLSNLGTPDATDYWSVRRYLSEFLSDRRVIEAPRLIWFFILNGLILTSRPASKGKDYQTIWNRELNESPLKTITRAQAEKLQAAIDAGLLGPNSVDVVVDWGMRYGNPSLKSAIDRLSDQGCDRLLLLPLYPQYSAATSATACDKVFEALAKMRRQPVLRVAAPYYDETSYIEEISRSITEGRDGLGFEPEVVVASFHGMPAETLAKGDPYYEHCQRTGELIRLRLRLPVDKFIVTFQSRFGSAEWLKPYTDETVKALAASGVKRIAVLTPGFSADCLETIEEIGEENAGYFFEGGGEEFARIQCLNASDGGMRVIETIVRRELQGWI; encoded by the coding sequence ATGACCTTCCACAGCACGAACCTTGCAAGCCTGACAAAGGAGGTGTGTTCGCAACCTCCGCAAGTCAACTTCATCACGCCCCGCAAAATCGGCATCCTGCTCAGCAACCTCGGCACGCCCGACGCAACCGATTACTGGTCGGTGCGGCGATATCTCTCGGAGTTTCTTTCGGATCGAAGGGTCATCGAAGCGCCGCGGCTGATCTGGTTTTTCATTCTCAACGGGTTGATCCTCACGTCCCGCCCGGCCAGCAAGGGGAAAGACTATCAGACGATCTGGAATCGCGAATTGAACGAGAGCCCGCTGAAGACGATCACGCGCGCGCAGGCCGAGAAACTGCAGGCAGCGATTGACGCCGGCCTGCTGGGTCCAAACTCGGTTGACGTCGTCGTCGACTGGGGCATGCGATATGGAAATCCATCGCTCAAATCGGCTATCGACCGATTGTCAGATCAGGGATGCGACCGGCTCCTGCTCCTGCCGCTCTATCCGCAGTATTCCGCTGCCACGAGCGCAACGGCCTGTGATAAGGTGTTCGAGGCGCTGGCCAAGATGCGGCGGCAACCCGTCCTTCGCGTGGCCGCTCCCTATTACGACGAGACCTCCTACATCGAGGAGATATCGCGCTCGATCACGGAGGGGCGGGATGGTCTGGGTTTCGAGCCGGAGGTGGTTGTCGCCTCGTTCCACGGCATGCCGGCTGAGACGCTGGCCAAGGGCGATCCCTATTACGAGCACTGCCAGCGAACCGGGGAGCTGATCCGCCTGCGCCTGAGACTGCCCGTGGACAAGTTCATCGTCACGTTCCAGTCGCGCTTTGGATCGGCCGAATGGCTTAAGCCCTACACCGATGAAACAGTGAAAGCGCTTGCGGCCAGCGGCGTGAAGCGCATCGCTGTCCTGACCCCGGGGTTCTCAGCGGACTGCCTGGAGACGATCGAGGAGATCGGCGAGGAGAACGCCGGGTATTTCTTTGAGGGCGGCGGCGAAGAATTTGCTCGGATTCAATGCCTCAACGCCAGTGACGGCGGTATGCGCGTCATCGAGACCATCGTCCGCCGCGAATTGCAGGGATGGATTTAG
- a CDS encoding catalase, whose product MSNKLTTAFGAPVVDDNNIMTAGPRGPALLQDVWFLEKLAHFDREVIPERRMHAKGAGAFGTFTVTHDITRYTKAKIFAEVGKQTQMFARFSSVAGERGAADAERDIRGFALKFYTDEGNWDLVGNNTPVFFIKDPLKFPDLNHAIKRDPRTGMRSADNNWDFWTLLPEALHQITIVMSERGIPRTWRHMHGFGSHTYSFFNAQNERFWVKFHFRTQQGIQNMTDAEAVAAIGGDRESHMRDLFEAIEGGDFPRWTLYVQIMTEEEADNYPINPFDLTKVWPKKDHPLIEVGVMELNRNPENFFQDVEQAAFAPTNIVPGISFSPDKMLQGRLFSYGDTQRYRLGVNHSQIPVNAPKCPVHSYHRDGAMRVDGNGGRGTHYEPNSRGALQAQPDFSEPPLKNEGAVARWNHREDTDYFSQPGNLFRMMSPAQRQVLFDNTARAINGASQPVVERHVANCTQADPAYGKGVADAIDKLARSRIVPNPVTEAAE is encoded by the coding sequence ATGAGTAATAAACTGACGACCGCATTCGGCGCCCCTGTCGTTGACGACAACAACATTATGACCGCCGGCCCGCGCGGACCCGCGCTACTGCAGGATGTGTGGTTCCTGGAGAAGCTCGCCCACTTCGACCGCGAAGTGATTCCAGAGCGGCGCATGCACGCAAAGGGCGCCGGCGCCTTCGGCACCTTCACGGTGACACACGACATCACCCGCTACACCAAGGCCAAGATCTTCGCCGAGGTCGGCAAGCAGACCCAGATGTTCGCTCGCTTCTCGAGCGTCGCCGGCGAGCGCGGCGCGGCCGATGCCGAACGTGACATTCGGGGCTTCGCCCTGAAATTCTACACCGACGAAGGCAACTGGGATCTCGTCGGGAACAACACGCCGGTCTTCTTCATCAAAGACCCGCTGAAGTTCCCCGATCTGAACCATGCCATTAAGCGCGATCCGCGCACCGGAATGCGCAGCGCCGACAACAACTGGGATTTCTGGACGCTGCTGCCGGAAGCGCTGCATCAGATCACGATCGTGATGAGCGAGCGCGGCATCCCGAGGACCTGGCGCCATATGCACGGCTTCGGCAGCCATACCTACAGCTTCTTCAACGCTCAGAATGAGCGCTTCTGGGTAAAGTTCCACTTCCGCACGCAGCAGGGCATCCAGAACATGACGGATGCCGAAGCGGTGGCGGCGATCGGCGGCGATCGCGAGAGTCACATGCGCGATCTCTTCGAGGCCATCGAAGGCGGCGATTTCCCGCGGTGGACGCTCTATGTGCAGATCATGACGGAGGAGGAAGCCGACAACTATCCGATCAATCCGTTCGATCTGACCAAGGTCTGGCCGAAAAAGGACCATCCGCTGATCGAAGTCGGGGTCATGGAACTCAATCGCAACCCGGAAAACTTCTTCCAGGATGTCGAACAGGCCGCGTTCGCCCCGACAAACATCGTCCCTGGCATCAGCTTCTCTCCGGACAAGATGCTCCAGGGCCGCCTATTCTCCTACGGAGACACCCAGCGCTATCGGCTCGGCGTCAATCACTCGCAGATTCCGGTGAACGCCCCGAAATGCCCGGTCCATAGCTACCACCGCGACGGCGCGATGCGCGTCGATGGCAATGGCGGCCGCGGCACCCATTATGAGCCGAACAGCCGTGGTGCGCTCCAGGCGCAACCCGATTTCTCGGAGCCGCCGTTGAAGAACGAAGGCGCGGTGGCGCGCTGGAACCACCGGGAGGATACCGACTACTTCTCGCAGCCGGGCAACCTCTTCCGCATGATGTCGCCCGCCCAGCGGCAGGTGCTGTTCGATAACACGGCTCGCGCGATCAATGGCGCTTCCCAGCCGGTGGTCGAGCGTCACGTTGCCAACTGCACGCAGGCCGATCCGGCCTACGGCAAGGGCGTGGCCGATGCGATCGACAAGCTCGCGCGGTCGAGGATCGTTCCCAACCCCGTGACCGAGGCAGCCGAATAA
- a CDS encoding DedA family protein has translation MEFTSLSDALISLIPTYGPWIIFGVVALESAGVPLPGETILVAAALLAATTAQINIVVVVLAAATGAIVGDGLGYMVGRRLGLPFLRRYGRYIRLDEDRLLIGRYLFFRYGNGVVFFGRFIAVLRMFAALLAGANSMPARRFFFFNIAGGVCWACLFGFGAYAVGAEVYKISGTLSVISLGLFIAAGYALSIYIRRNEVTLRGRAEVALSDHSCG, from the coding sequence ATGGAGTTTACTTCTTTGTCGGATGCCTTGATTAGCTTAATCCCAACTTACGGCCCGTGGATCATCTTTGGTGTTGTTGCGCTCGAAAGTGCCGGCGTGCCTCTCCCCGGAGAGACAATCCTAGTTGCTGCTGCACTCCTTGCCGCCACCACTGCTCAGATCAACATCGTTGTCGTTGTATTAGCAGCTGCAACAGGTGCGATTGTCGGGGACGGTTTGGGATACATGGTCGGGCGTCGGCTTGGCTTGCCGTTTCTTCGCAGATACGGTCGGTACATCCGCCTCGATGAGGATCGATTGCTGATCGGCCGATATCTTTTTTTTCGGTACGGGAACGGCGTCGTGTTCTTTGGCCGTTTCATTGCAGTGCTACGAATGTTTGCGGCTTTGCTTGCGGGCGCCAATAGCATGCCGGCACGGCGTTTTTTCTTCTTCAATATAGCCGGTGGGGTCTGCTGGGCGTGTCTGTTCGGCTTCGGTGCTTACGCAGTGGGCGCCGAAGTTTACAAGATTTCCGGAACACTGAGCGTGATCTCATTGGGCCTATTTATTGCGGCGGGATATGCACTCTCAATTTACATTCGACGAAATGAAGTGACGCTACGCGGTCGAGCGGAGGTAGCTCTGTCAGATCATTCGTGCGGATGA
- a CDS encoding hydrogen peroxide-inducible genes activator: MAILPSLQQLRFLCALAEQRHFGRAAENCAVTQSTLSGGIKELEARLGITLFERSQRQVMLTPLGKEIATRAQRLLVDAEEMVGLARNAQEPLSGPLRFGVIPTVGPYVLPSLLSHLGTALPKLKLYVREAPTTVLLDKLASGELDILLVAIPYGLGDVEAMEMAEDPIVVAMPRNHPLRNHKVVTRDDLAREQLLLIEDGHCLRSQSLQACRIVDPVRNEVFQATSLRTLVQMVAAELGITLMPQMAVDSELASTRNVVIRPLSPDKPFRTLVLAWRPTTSRGAEFRMLGNLIRECLTGTKRAFAPDHDIEALTAR, from the coding sequence ATGGCCATTCTGCCCAGTCTTCAACAACTCCGCTTTCTGTGTGCTCTGGCCGAGCAACGCCATTTCGGTCGTGCTGCGGAAAATTGTGCCGTCACCCAATCTACGCTGAGCGGTGGGATCAAGGAACTCGAGGCAAGGCTGGGCATAACGCTGTTCGAGCGCAGCCAGCGCCAGGTGATGCTGACGCCCTTGGGGAAAGAGATCGCGACGCGCGCCCAGCGCCTGCTGGTCGACGCCGAGGAGATGGTCGGGTTGGCCCGCAACGCGCAGGAGCCATTGTCCGGGCCGCTCCGGTTCGGGGTAATCCCGACAGTCGGGCCGTATGTCCTGCCCTCGCTGCTGTCGCATCTGGGCACTGCGCTGCCGAAGCTCAAGCTGTACGTGCGGGAGGCTCCGACCACAGTCCTGCTGGACAAGCTCGCGAGCGGAGAACTCGACATTTTGCTGGTGGCCATTCCTTACGGACTTGGCGATGTCGAGGCGATGGAAATGGCGGAAGATCCAATCGTCGTTGCGATGCCGCGCAACCATCCTCTTCGCAATCACAAAGTGGTAACCCGTGATGACCTGGCGCGTGAGCAACTGCTCCTGATCGAGGACGGGCATTGCCTGCGCAGCCAATCGCTGCAGGCATGTCGGATCGTGGATCCGGTGCGCAATGAGGTCTTCCAGGCGACCAGCCTGCGAACGCTTGTCCAGATGGTGGCCGCAGAGCTTGGCATCACACTAATGCCCCAGATGGCGGTGGATTCGGAACTCGCTTCAACTCGCAATGTTGTGATTCGCCCGCTCTCTCCAGACAAGCCGTTCCGCACCCTGGTCCTAGCCTGGCGGCCGACCACCTCGCGCGGCGCCGAATTCAGGATGCTCGGAAATCTTATCCGAGAGTGTCTGACGGGTACCAAGAGAGCATTTGCGCCTGACCATGACATTGAAGCACTGACAGCGCGCTGA
- a CDS encoding NADPH-dependent FMN reductase has product MQKRPKIGVIISTTRPGRFGEVPTNWLFNIAKERNDADFEIVDLRDYPMPFFEEKVPLHVAPPQNEVALRWGEKIASLDGYIFVTAEYNHSIPAVLKNALDYLWSEIHRKPATFLGYGGGGAARAVEHLRNILATAQVASLPRAVHIGMIEMMGMMREGKSMADYPYLDDCAKPMLDELVWWANTLKEGRSGDRVAEAA; this is encoded by the coding sequence ATGCAAAAACGACCCAAAATCGGCGTCATCATCAGCACGACCCGTCCCGGGCGGTTCGGCGAAGTCCCGACGAACTGGCTGTTCAATATCGCCAAGGAGCGCAATGACGCCGATTTCGAGATTGTCGATCTCCGCGATTATCCCATGCCGTTCTTCGAGGAAAAGGTGCCGCTGCACGTTGCGCCGCCGCAGAACGAAGTCGCCCTGCGCTGGGGTGAGAAGATCGCCAGCCTTGACGGCTACATCTTCGTCACCGCGGAATACAACCACAGCATTCCGGCCGTGCTGAAGAATGCCCTCGACTATCTTTGGTCCGAGATCCACCGCAAGCCGGCGACCTTCCTGGGCTATGGCGGGGGCGGCGCAGCCCGCGCCGTCGAGCATTTGCGGAATATCCTCGCCACGGCGCAAGTGGCCTCGCTCCCGCGCGCCGTTCATATCGGCATGATCGAGATGATGGGCATGATGCGTGAGGGCAAGTCCATGGCGGACTATCCCTACCTCGACGACTGCGCCAAGCCGATGCTGGACGAACTCGTCTGGTGGGCCAACACGCTCAAGGAAGGCCGCTCCGGCGACAGGGTCGCCGAGGCAGCCTGA
- a CDS encoding winged helix-turn-helix transcriptional regulator has product MPSQNALHFLQSIGPVLTWCAGRTVVTGNGLYRVIVGLPQTILHLSGAPRAASRWAYWRDEIQGTSTRFVPGTNLQCHMSVMAQVHATLGGGGLALFAFMSRKVATNITRVRRAVEAAHGDRCARGLYSWRNRPYVCCMTIEPQQLPADCRRARDILARVGDKWTILLLMVLGDRRMRFTELHRAVNGISERMLTVTLRNLVHEGILIRTVHLTIPPRVEYELSDRGRSLKLALAPIGRWVMENQTDIDEARERLREQSHEDSAVVDD; this is encoded by the coding sequence ATGCCAAGCCAGAACGCATTGCATTTTCTCCAATCAATTGGCCCCGTTCTTACATGGTGCGCGGGCCGCACCGTTGTAACCGGTAACGGCCTCTATCGGGTGATCGTGGGGCTGCCGCAGACGATCCTGCACCTATCAGGCGCGCCGCGCGCGGCGTCACGCTGGGCTTATTGGCGGGACGAGATCCAAGGAACGTCAACACGGTTCGTTCCTGGAACGAACTTGCAGTGCCATATGTCTGTGATGGCCCAGGTCCACGCCACCCTGGGCGGGGGCGGCTTAGCGCTATTCGCTTTTATGTCGCGAAAAGTGGCAACCAACATCACGAGGGTACGCCGTGCCGTCGAGGCTGCTCACGGAGATCGATGCGCCCGCGGTCTTTATTCATGGCGTAATCGACCTTATGTTTGCTGCATGACCATTGAACCCCAACAACTTCCCGCTGATTGCCGCCGGGCCAGAGACATCCTGGCGCGGGTCGGTGACAAATGGACAATCCTGCTTCTGATGGTGCTCGGCGACCGGCGGATGCGCTTCACGGAATTGCACCGGGCGGTCAATGGCATCTCCGAGCGCATGTTGACCGTTACGCTGCGAAATCTCGTGCACGAAGGGATCCTGATCCGGACAGTCCACCTCACGATTCCGCCGCGGGTCGAATACGAACTTTCCGACCGCGGGCGCTCGCTCAAGCTTGCGCTGGCCCCGATCGGTAGGTGGGTGATGGAGAACCAGACCGACATCGACGAGGCGCGCGAGCGACTTCGAGAGCAATCTCACGAGGATAGCGCCGTCGTCGACGATTAA
- a CDS encoding sensor histidine kinase, translating to MTLFGFLYWQTAGYLQSGTDEWLTRELAGLVAASPSQLIEHLNEHAARDPEGDRPFALFDAAGHGVAGKVANLPTPSPSDRPFEFRLNRRGEAVTFRGLAHRLPSGDVVLVSQNVHEMHEFRELLVGAMAWGGLLVLIMGLAGAAVIGAGSVRRIDEVAHAIERIVNGNLAERLPTRGTAGDLDRLVDVVNGMLDDIERLMHEVKGVSDGIAHDLRTPLTRLLAGLERAARRAASVDEFATAVDEAIVETKAVLSTFGAMLRISEVEDGARRTGFTTLDLAAIAADVRDFYEPLAEGKGVSFSLKDESGGSAKMAGDPSLLFEAIGNLVDNAIKFTPPGRRVALRIFRANENLGIIVTDTGPGIPAEEREAVLRRFYRAERSRHTPGTGLGLSLVAAVARLHGLDLVIEDAKPGCRVTLRREGASTWPTLAAAITRDTRPAALGR from the coding sequence TTGACGCTCTTCGGTTTCCTCTACTGGCAAACCGCTGGTTACTTACAGAGCGGCACGGACGAATGGCTGACTAGGGAACTTGCGGGCCTGGTCGCTGCAAGCCCCTCCCAGCTCATCGAACATCTGAACGAGCACGCGGCGCGCGATCCCGAGGGCGACCGCCCGTTTGCCTTGTTCGATGCCGCCGGGCACGGAGTCGCGGGCAAGGTGGCGAACCTGCCGACGCCCTCGCCGTCGGACCGTCCCTTCGAGTTCAGGTTGAACCGGCGCGGTGAGGCGGTGACGTTCCGGGGCTTGGCGCACCGGTTGCCCTCCGGCGACGTCGTCCTCGTCAGTCAGAATGTGCACGAGATGCACGAATTCCGCGAATTGCTGGTCGGCGCCATGGCTTGGGGCGGCCTGCTGGTTCTGATCATGGGGCTGGCGGGCGCGGCTGTGATTGGCGCTGGGTCGGTCCGCCGCATCGATGAGGTCGCCCATGCCATCGAACGCATCGTCAATGGCAATTTGGCCGAGCGCCTGCCGACCCGTGGGACGGCAGGTGATCTCGACCGGCTGGTGGATGTCGTCAATGGAATGCTGGACGACATTGAGCGGCTGATGCACGAAGTGAAGGGCGTGAGCGATGGGATCGCGCACGATTTGCGCACGCCGTTGACGCGGCTGCTCGCCGGCCTCGAGCGGGCGGCCCGCCGCGCGGCCTCGGTTGACGAATTTGCCACCGCCGTTGATGAGGCGATTGTCGAAACCAAGGCCGTTCTCTCGACATTTGGTGCAATGCTGCGCATCTCCGAAGTTGAGGACGGCGCGCGGCGCACTGGGTTCACGACGCTCGATCTTGCCGCGATCGCAGCTGATGTGAGGGATTTCTACGAGCCGCTGGCTGAGGGCAAGGGCGTCTCGTTCTCGCTGAAAGACGAGAGCGGCGGGTCGGCCAAGATGGCCGGTGATCCAAGTCTGCTGTTCGAGGCGATCGGGAACCTGGTGGACAATGCGATCAAGTTCACGCCGCCGGGGAGGCGGGTTGCATTGCGCATCTTTCGTGCAAATGAAAATCTCGGCATCATCGTGACCGATACTGGACCTGGCATTCCCGCAGAGGAGCGCGAGGCTGTCCTGCGGCGCTTCTATCGCGCAGAGAGGAGCCGCCACACCCCTGGGACTGGACTGGGGCTCAGCCTCGTCGCGGCCGTGGCCAGGCTGCACGGCCTCGATCTCGTCATCGAAGATGCCAAGCCGGGCTGCCGCGTGACACTGCGGCGAGAGGGTGCCTCGACTTGGCCGACGCTCGCTGCGGCGATAACGCGGGACACTCGGCCCGCAGCCCTCGGCAGGTGA
- a CDS encoding response regulator transcription factor, which yields MARVLVVEDDVQTAAEIAAALGDSGFDVDCAHTGREGLLKAGADAYEAIVLDRMLPGGVDGLTVLSTLRTVGVEAPVLILSALSAVDERVRGLRAGGDDYLTKPFEFLELTARIEVLVRRQAVPRRDTMLHVGDLEIDLLSREVRRAGRLVELLPREYHLLEYLMRQPNQVVTRTMLFEEVWGYHYDERTNVIDVHIGKLRRKLDEGGLPTLIYTVRSSGYVLRAAE from the coding sequence ATGGCTAGGGTGCTGGTAGTGGAGGACGATGTCCAGACCGCCGCGGAGATTGCGGCTGCACTCGGCGATTCCGGCTTCGACGTCGATTGCGCCCATACCGGCCGCGAGGGGTTGCTGAAAGCGGGCGCGGACGCGTACGAGGCCATCGTGCTGGACCGCATGCTGCCTGGCGGAGTGGACGGGCTTACCGTTCTATCGACCCTCCGCACGGTCGGCGTCGAAGCGCCAGTGCTCATCCTTAGCGCCTTGTCTGCGGTGGACGAGCGGGTGCGAGGACTCCGCGCCGGTGGCGACGATTACCTGACCAAGCCCTTCGAATTTCTAGAGCTGACTGCCCGGATCGAGGTTTTGGTACGGCGGCAGGCGGTCCCTCGGCGGGATACGATGCTCCATGTCGGCGACCTGGAGATCGACCTCCTGAGCCGCGAGGTGCGCCGAGCCGGTCGGCTCGTCGAGCTGTTGCCGCGAGAGTACCATCTGCTCGAGTATCTCATGCGGCAACCGAACCAGGTAGTGACGCGGACGATGCTGTTCGAAGAGGTCTGGGGTTATCACTACGACGAACGGACGAACGTGATCGACGTGCACATTGGCAAGCTCCGCCGGAAGCTCGACGAAGGCGGGTTGCCCACGCTGATCTACACCGTGCGCAGCTCGGGGTATGTGCTCCGTGCGGCTGAGTGA